GTTTTGCCGGATCGAGCGAAATCGATCAGGGCTTGCTGGCTGAACAGCGGCCAATGCGCACCGCACTCGAGATCGGCCTCGCCAAGACCGGCGGCCTTCAGCATCGCTTCCGCGGTGGAGACATGGCCTTCCTCCGCAGAGTGAGAGGAACAGGCAAACGCGAGCTGCTTGTCGTTCAAGCCGTAGCGGTCGGCCGCACCGCTTTCAACCAGCGGCAGGGCCTGAAACAGCTTTATCGCCGAACGCGGATATACCGGGCGCTCGACATCGCCCGTCGACCACACCAGCCTTCCATCCGCATCAGAAACGGCCACTGCGCCACGATGCCGCAAATCGACAATGCCGCCGCGAACGGTTTCCACCAGTACCGGATTGATCAATCTCTTGCTCCCTGCTGCTAGGCATGCGCCGCGCGGCCCGGTCGAACCGTCCCGGCTTGCGCCGACGCTCCGTCGCCCTATTTCCCTTTCCCGGCACCGCTACACCAGCCTTGCGGCAAATACGATGCGAATTTTCAAACCGATCGTCACATTCATCCTGATTGCATATCTCGCGCCCATGGCGATGGCGTGCGCATGGTGGATGTCGGTTGATCGGCCGACATCGTGGCGGGCCGCCGACTGGTCGGCAACCGGCCTCCTGCCCGCCCCCACCGCGAGCCCGGAAGCCACCGTCCATGTCCTTGCCGCGCGAATCGGCGGCTTCAAGGGCGCCTTTGCGGTCCATAGCTGGATCGTGGTCAAGGAATTTGGCGCAAGTTCCTATACACGCTACGAAAAGGTTGGCTGGGGCAACCCGATACGCATCAACCGGTACCCCGCGGATGCGACCTGGTATTCCAACCGGCCCTGGATCGTGACCAGCATTAGCGGACAAGACGCCGAGGCCGCCATTCCCAAGATTGTCGAGGCAATCGCTTCCTACCCCCATTCCGGCCGCGGCGACTACCGGATCTGGCCGGGGCCGAACTCCAACAGCTTTGTCGCGCATATCCTTCGCGAAGTGCCGGAACTGGACGCAGTACTTCCGCCAAACGCCGTCGGTCGGGACTACCTGCCGAACGGCAGATGGATCGCCATGGACCGCGACGGTTCCGACCTGCATGTCACACTGGCCGGACTGATCGGCATTTCGGCAGGGCTGCGGAGTGGATTGGAGATACACTTCCTCGGCCAAACAGCCGGCCTCGATATCCGACGACCCGCAGTCAAAATCCCCGCCATCGGACGGATCGGGCTCCCCGGCAACCTGCCTAAATAGACTGGTTGTACTCGCCGACCTCTCCGTTCTCGCGCAGGATGGCATCAACCGCGCGGAACATCTCGATCTTCCGGTCCTCGGAGACAGGGCTTTCCACCACGACCACGAGCTCCGGCTTGTTGGAGGAGGCGCGCACCAGCCCCCAGGTGCCATCATCGGCCACCACGCGCACGCCGTTCACCGTCACCAGATCGGCGATGGCATGGCCGGCGATCTTCTCACCCGCATCACGCATCGCGGCAAAGCGCGCCACGACACGGTCAACGACCTCGTATTTCACCTCGTCCGGACAATGCGGTGACATGGTCGGAGAACCGAAGGTCAACGGCAAATCACGGTAAAGATCGGCCATCGACTTGCCGGGATTGCGGTCGAGCATCCGACATACCGCGATTGCGGTTACCAGGCCATCATCGTAGCCGCGCCCGATCGGCGGATTGAAAAAGAAGTGGCCTGATTTCTCGAAACCGGCGATGGCGCCGAGCTCCGCAACGCGCCGCTTGATGTAGGAATGCCCCGTCTTCCAGTAGTCGGTCGTCGCGCCGTTGGCGACAAGCACCGGATCGGTCATGAACAGCCCGGTCGACTTCACGTCGACCACGAATTTCGCATCCCGATGCCTGTCGGAGATATCGCGCGCCAGCATGACCCCGACCTTGTCGGAGAAAATCTCCCTGCCCTCGTTGTCGACAACGCCGCAACGGTCTCCGTCCCCGTCGAAACCGAGTCCGACATCCGCGCCGGTTTCCAGCACCTTGTCCCGGATGGCATGGAGCATTTCCATGTCCTCCGGATTGGGATTGTAACGCGGGAAAGTGAAATCGAGCTCGGTGTCGAGCGGAATCACCTCGCACCCGATACGTTCCAGAACCTGCGGCGCAAATGCTCCGGCCGTACCGTTGCCGCAAGCCGCGACAACCCGGAGCTTCCGGTTCAGGGAAACGCCATCGACAAGATCATCGATATAGCGCTCCCGAAACCCTTCGATCGTTTCGTAGCTCCCGCCGCCGACGAGGTCGAAATCGCCGGAAAGCACGATATCGCGCAATTGCCCCATCTCGTCCGGTCCGAATGTCAGCGGACGTTCGCACCCCATCTTCACGCCGGTCCAGCCGTTCTCGTTGTGGGATGCCGTAACCATCGCAACGGACGGGGCGTCGAGCGCGAACTGCGCGAAATAGGCCATCGGCGAAAGCGCAAGACCAATGTCCTTCACCTCGGCGCCGGCAGCCATCAGGCCCTGGGCGAGAGCCAGCTTGATCGAAAGCGAGTAGCTGCGGAAATCATGGCCGACGACGATCCGCGGGCCGGCACCCAGCCGGCGGATCAGCGTTCCAAGCCCCATGCCGAGGGCCTGAACGCCCAGCAGGTTCAACTCCGGCGGCGTGTCCGATGCCGGGTGCCCGAACCACCATCGCGCATCGTACTCGCGAAATCCGGTTGGCTTGACCAGCGGTTCGGTCTCGAAGGCAAAGCTGTTCGGCTGCAAATCCGCTCGTGGTTTCATGAGTGTCTTCCCGGTTCTCGAAGCTGATACGGAGCCCCCCGTCCGGAGCCGCGTCATGATGGCGTTACGTGCCATTTAGCACGCCTTCGGGCAAGCGTCCGGCTGCCGGTCAAAAAACTGACAAAGAATGGGCAAGCGCACTTGCGGGAACGCGGAACCGGCGCTATAGACCGCTTCCGTTTGGTATCGGAGTGTAGCGCAGCCTGGTAGCGCACCTCGTTCGGGACGAGGGGGTCGCAGGTTCAAATCCTGCCACTCCGACCAACCAAAACAATCGGTTAGCGAGAATGCGAAACCGCTTCCCCACAGAAACCCCCACAGAAAAGCTCCCGGAAACGGATGACGGGAATACGATCAGGGAGCTGATCGCGATGCGCCATACCGTCACTGCGGTTTGCGCGCCCTGCAACCATCACGAGATCCTCGACCTCGACGGACTGATGGAGCGGTACGGACACGACATGCCCCTCAGGAGAATCGCCCTGCGGCTACGCTGCACGAAATGCGGAGCAAGGGACTGCGGCGTCATTGTCACGCCGCAGACCCGGCCGTTCTGAAACCCGAGACCTCTTCAGCCAGCACTTCGTCCAGCCGCCTGAACATGGTTTCGGGATTGCCCGGTTTGTCGTTCGCGATCGTCACGTCAACCTCGACCCCGTCCTCGCTGGCATGTCCGTCGGCCGGGCGCGGCCGCCACGGGCATTCGATGCCGATGACGATCCCTCCCAGCTCACGAACCGCCGCCGCCTCGTTTGCGAATCGGCAATCCTCGGCAACGACAAGCCCCGCACGACGCGCCGCGCCCGACCAGGCATGAACCCACAGCTCCGGCGCAATGAGGTTGCGCCCCCATTCCGTCCCTAGCGTTTGCATGGCACGGCGGGGCGTGCGCCCGAGAAGAACCGGATCGGGAGCCTCCTTCAGCCCGCCCTCGATGCGCGCCTCGATTTCCACCGGATCGAGCCCCGCCGATGCATAGAACGCCCGCATCATGGATTTCAGGGGCGCGGCGAAGCGGATCCTCTCGTATCCGTGCCGATCCGCCAGGTATTGCGCCGCCGTGGACTTGCCGGCGCCGATCGGCCCGGCCAGCGCGATCACCCTTTTCGTCATGCCGCCACGCTCACCCATTCGGTCACCTCTCCCTGCTGCACGTCCTCGAGCGTGATTTCCCACCGCGACGTGATGCCGCGCCGCGGATGAACGAAGAACAGCGGCTGCGACGGCGTCGAGGGGACGGCGCGCAGCGCCTTGCCGGCATACTCATCAAACCCCTTCAGCGCGTTCGCCACTATCACGCGCGGCCCCCAGAACATCTGGTGCCAGTGTCCGATAAGCAGGTAGTCGTAAGATCGGCCGAGACTTTGCGACTGGCCCCGCATCTTGATCTCGCCGCGCGTGATCGGTCCGAGCGCGCCGATTATGCCGTCGCCGCCGCGCACACCGAGCATGTCGCCATGGGTCGCCAGAAACCGGGTCGAGAATACGCGGAACAAAGCGTCGCCGGACATCGGGATCAGGAACTTCACGCGATCGTCGCCGCGCGCATCGAACCACCTGGCAACGAGCTGGTAGATCAGCCAGTCGAAATTTGTGTGGACATAACCCTTGTATTCCGGCCGCATGGTGTTGCGTCCGTGGTTGCCGGGCACGGCCGGGCAGAACACGCGCCCGAACTCGTCCGCCATGCGCGTCAGTGCGCCGCACAGAATGTCGATCACGGACAGCGCCGACGGGATCCTGCCCTCCTCGTCAGTGCGCAGGAGTTCCGGATGCAGCCCGCCGGAGATGAAATCCCCCATCAGGGGGATCACGATACCGGGATAGTTTCCCGGCCCGTGGTTGTGGCAGATGTCACACGTCGAGGCCAGCAGCCGATCGATGCGGCGGCGAGCGATATCCGTGTCATAGGCATTCGCGCCGTTCACGTCGTCAGGACACACCTTTTCGCCGAAATGCCAATCCGACCACATGACCACCGGA
This portion of the Oricola thermophila genome encodes:
- a CDS encoding deoxynucleotide monophosphate kinase, with the translated sequence MGERGGMTKRVIALAGPIGAGKSTAAQYLADRHGYERIRFAAPLKSMMRAFYASAGLDPVEIEARIEGGLKEAPDPVLLGRTPRRAMQTLGTEWGRNLIAPELWVHAWSGAARRAGLVVAEDCRFANEAAAVRELGGIVIGIECPWRPRPADGHASEDGVEVDVTIANDKPGNPETMFRRLDEVLAEEVSGFRTAGSAA
- a CDS encoding phosphomannomutase/phosphoglucomutase, which codes for MKPRADLQPNSFAFETEPLVKPTGFREYDARWWFGHPASDTPPELNLLGVQALGMGLGTLIRRLGAGPRIVVGHDFRSYSLSIKLALAQGLMAAGAEVKDIGLALSPMAYFAQFALDAPSVAMVTASHNENGWTGVKMGCERPLTFGPDEMGQLRDIVLSGDFDLVGGGSYETIEGFRERYIDDLVDGVSLNRKLRVVAACGNGTAGAFAPQVLERIGCEVIPLDTELDFTFPRYNPNPEDMEMLHAIRDKVLETGADVGLGFDGDGDRCGVVDNEGREIFSDKVGVMLARDISDRHRDAKFVVDVKSTGLFMTDPVLVANGATTDYWKTGHSYIKRRVAELGAIAGFEKSGHFFFNPPIGRGYDDGLVTAIAVCRMLDRNPGKSMADLYRDLPLTFGSPTMSPHCPDEVKYEVVDRVVARFAAMRDAGEKIAGHAIADLVTVNGVRVVADDGTWGLVRASSNKPELVVVVESPVSEDRKIEMFRAVDAILRENGEVGEYNQSI
- a CDS encoding DUF3750 domain-containing protein; the protein is MRIFKPIVTFILIAYLAPMAMACAWWMSVDRPTSWRAADWSATGLLPAPTASPEATVHVLAARIGGFKGAFAVHSWIVVKEFGASSYTRYEKVGWGNPIRINRYPADATWYSNRPWIVTSISGQDAEAAIPKIVEAIASYPHSGRGDYRIWPGPNSNSFVAHILREVPELDAVLPPNAVGRDYLPNGRWIAMDRDGSDLHVTLAGLIGISAGLRSGLEIHFLGQTAGLDIRRPAVKIPAIGRIGLPGNLPK